CCCTTCCAGGGAGGGGAGCGCGTCCGCATTCACCTCACCTCTACCGATCCCGACGACCTGACGCTGCGCCAGGCGCGCACGCTCGCCTCGGCCGACCGCGTCTATCACCGCCCCGACGTGCCGGCCGCGATCCTCGACCGTGCGCGCGCGGATGCGGCGCGGATCGTTTGCGCCGCCATGCCCGTTGAGCCGGGCGAGGGCCTGTCGGTCGATCTGGAGATGCGGGAATGAGTGGGTTCGGGTTTCGTATCACCGACGGACACGCCACCCGGATCGAGATCAAGGACGCACTGGCCAGCGACGCCGACCTGGTCTGGGTCCACCTGTCGACCAATGCCGAGCATGCGCAGAGCTGGCTGCGCAACGAGGCCGAATTGCAGGACTATGTCGTCGACGCGCTGACCGCGACCGAGACGCGGCCGCGCTGCGAGGCGATCGGGGACGGCGCGTTCCTCAACCTGCGCGGGCGGTCGGAGGAGACGCTCGACACCACCGACCTGCTTGCCTCGGTGCGGATCTGGGCGGTGAAGGGGCACGTCTTCTCGGTCACGCGCAAACCGCTGATCGCGGTCGCCGAGGTCGAAAAGATGGTCGAGCGCGGCGACGTCCGCGATCCCGGCGACCTGATCGCCGCGTTCGCGACCGCGATCACCACCGATCTCGATCCCGATGTCGCAGGGCTGGGCGACCAGCTCGACGATTGCGAGGAACAGCTCGATGCCAAGCGGGTGTTCGAGCTGCGGCGCACGGTCAGCAAGGTGCGTGTCGCTGCGATCGGCTACAAGCGGTTCCTCAACCCGCAGCGCGCCGCGCTCGAGAAGCTGGCGGCGTTGCCCGGCGACTGGCTGGCCGACGACGACCGGCTGCACCTCGCCGCCGCGGCCGACCGCGCCGCGCGGATGGCGGAGGAATTGGAATCGATCCGCGAACGTTCGGCGCTGATCCACGAGACGCTCACCGACCTGCGCGCCGAACAGCTCGACACGCGCGGGCTGATCATCTCGATCGCGGCGATGGTGTTCCTGCCGCTGACGTTCCTCACCGGGCTGTACGGGATGAACGTCGCGAACCTGCCCTATGCGCAGGAGCCTTGGGCGTTCGACGCGATCTGCGGCATCTGCGCGACGCTGTCGGCCGGGGTGGTGATCTACTTCATGCAGCGGCACTGGTTCGGGCGGTAGGGCTCATCGTCATTCTGACGAAACTGCTCAGCGCCCGTCGAGCCAATCCCCGTCATCCTGACGAACGTCAGGATCCAGAGTAACGGACGCTACCGCTTGGGGCTCTGGATCCTGACGTTCGTCAGGATGACGGAAGAAGACGCAGGATTACGGAGTACATGCTCAGTTGCTGATGCTGCGCCAGGCTTTGGCGATCTCGTCGAGATTGTCCGCGGTGTCGCGGAACGGGGCGGGGTCGTGGCCGAGCGAGGCGTTGATGATCGTGGTGCGCGCGCCCGCGTAGAGCCGCGCCAGCGTGATCGCGACGTCGCCGCCCTTGTCGAAATCGAGCCCCGCCTCGAGCGCGAACAGGATGGCGGTGGCGCGCGTGATGCGGTCGCTCTTGATCGCGTATTTGCGGTTCTCGGCAGCCCAGCCGGCGGCGCGCAGCGCGGCGACCAGTTCCTCGTAGAGCAGCTGGACGAGGCCTGCCGCGCTCGCGGTCGCAGAGCGGCCGACGACGTCGATCTGGCGATAGGTGGCGGCCGGGTCGCGCGTGAGGGTGGTGGCGTACTGCATCACTTGTTCGAATTGTTCCAGGCGTCGATCTGCTGGGTCAGGAACGCCTGCGTCGACTTGTAGGCGGCGACGGCGGAATCCATCTTCGAGAACTGCGCGGTCATCCGCGTCTTGGTCGTGGCGGCGAGATCGGCGGCCTTGTCCTGTGCCTCGACGATGGCGGCCTGCGCGTCGGTCAGCCGCTTGGTCGACGCGTTGAGGCTGAGATCCTGATCCGAGACCGCGTTCGCGACCGTCGCCTGCTTGACGATCGCCGTCAGTGCGCCGGAAATCCCGTCATTCGCGGCGGCGCCCTTGCCGAACGCGAACAGCGCCTCGACCGCGTCGGGATATTTGGTGATCGCGGCCGCGAGCTTGGTCGCATCGACCGCCAGCGATCCGTCGCGGTTGGTCGTCACGCCCAGGTCGGCCAGCGTGTGCGGCGCGCCGGGCGCGGTCGGCGTCGCGAGGTTCGCCGTGGTCAGCTTGGCCAGGTTGCGCGCGATCGCGGTCACGGTGGTATCCGCACGCAGCACGCCGGTGAACGGGTCGATGTCGGTCGCGACGATCTTCTGCAGCTGGTTGAAGGTCGCGACGAAGTCGTTGACCGCACCGCTCAGCGCGCTCGTCGGCGCGGTCGCGCCGAGCGTCACCGGCGTGGTCGAGACCGCGCCGAGCTCGAGCTTCACGCCGGTGATCAGGTCGGTGATCGTGTTGGTCGAGCGGCGGAAGGTGGCGCCGTCCAGCGTCACGCTGGCATCGGTCGCATTGGTGCCGATCGTCGTGCCCTGCGCATTGCGGCCGACGTCCAGCGTCGACAGCTTGGTGCCGGTCGCAGCGGGATCGGTGTCCGCGCCGGTCAGCGAGAAGGCCTGCAGCGCACCACTCGCGCCCTTGATCGTCAGGCGCGCGCCGATGCCGTCGGTGACGACGGTCGCGGTCACGCCCTTGTTGGCGGCGTTGATCTTCGCGGCGATGCCGTCGAGCGTCGCGTCGCCCGCACCGATCGCGATCTCGATCGGGGCGCTGCCGGGGGTGAAGGTCGTGACCGGCGGGGTGCCCGACGTCGAATCGGTGCCAAAGCGCAGCGTCAGCGTACCGGCGTTGAACGCGGTGGTGCGCGGGATCGCGGTGTTGGTGGTCGCGGCCTGCGCGGAGGCGAGCTGGTTGACCGTCAGCTGGCCCGACAGTCCCGCCAGCTTGGCGCCCGCGGTCGCGCTGACCGCAACGACGGCGCTGTTCGAACTGGTCGGCTGGGTGGTCAGCGACCCGCTCGTCACCAGCGACTTCAGCGCGGCGTCGAAATTGGTGAGTTCGCTCTTGAGCGCGGAGACCGCGGAGATCTGCGACGTCAGCGTGTCGGCCTTGGCCTTGAGCTGGCTGTTCTTCACCGCGAACTGTGCGTCGACCAGCTGCTGGACCAGCGTGACGGTGTCGACGCCCGATCCGCTGCCGAGCGTCTTGACGATCGACGCGACCGACGACGTGGCGGCGGCCGTCGAAGAGCTGGTGGCGGTCGTCGTCGTCATGGGTGGGCCCTTTGCGCGTTACGAGTCTTAACGGCCGGTAAGCGTCGATGTTTAGGGATGCTCACGCTCTTTCCGTCATCCCGGGCTCGTCCCGGGATCCAGGGTAACATGCGCGGTCCTCCGTAACTCTGGATCCCGGGACAAGCCCGGGATGACGGGGTGGGCGGGAGTGCAGATGCGCGCGTCACCCGACCTTCACCCCGTTCTCGTCGAACCGGGCGCCCGGCGGGACTTCGATCGTCGGCAGCGGGGCTGTGCCGCCCATCTTCGCGTTGAGGCCGAACACGAACGCCAGCACCGCGGCGATCGCGACGTACAGGTCGTCGCGGACCTCCTGGTCCTCCCGGCTGGTATAATAGACCGCGCGGGCGAGCTGGGGATATTCGAGCACCGGGACCGCGTATTCCGCGGCGATCTCGCGGATCGCGAGCGCAATCGCGCCGCGCCCCTTGGCAACCACCACCGGCACCTGGTCGCGCCCGCGATCGTAGCGCAAAGCGACGGCAAAGTGCGTCGGGTTGGTCAGCACGACATGCGCCTCGGCGATTGCTTTCCGGGACCCGCGGCGGAGGATGTCGCGCTGGCGCTGGCGGATCTGCCCCTTGGCCTCGGGCGACCCCTCGCTTTCCTTGTGCTCGTCCTTCACCTCCTGCTTGGTCATGCGCAGCTTGCCGAGCAGGCGGAGGATCTGCACCGGCAGGTCGATGCCGGCGATCACGACGAGCCCGAGCGACATCGCGATCAGGATGCCGATGAAGGTGCCGCTGAGCGCCTGCATCGCGGTCGGCAGGTCGGTCGCGACCAGCCCGATCGCCATGTGCTGCGCTTTCCACAGCGCCCAGGCGCCGATCGCGGCGAGCAGCACGACCTTCAGCAGCGATTTGCCCAGCTCGATCCAGCCGGTCGGGCCGAGGATGCGTTTCAGCCCCGAGGCGGGGTTGAGGCGGCTGGGCTTGGGCGCCCACAATTTGGCGTTGAAGGTCGGCGAGCCCAAGGTGAGCTGGCTGAAGATCGCGGCGGCCATGCTCACGACGAACAGCGTGATGATCGACGGCGCGAGCTTCCAACCGGCCTCGGCGAGCGGGCGGAACGGCGAGAAGTCCTCGACGTCGGCGCGGCCGAAACTGAAGCTCGCCGCCATCACCGCCTTGCACGCGGCGAGCAGCGACGGGCCGGCGAACATCAGCCAGGCTACGCCCGCCAGCACCACGAACGCGGTGGAAAAATCCTTGGAGCGCAGGACATTGCCGTCCTCCGCCGCTTTCTTGCGCTTCTTTTCTGTTGGCGCTTCTGTCTTTTCGCCGAACTCGTCCGCCATCAGCCGAACACCAGCCGTTCGGTCGCTGCCAGGCTCTCGCGGACGATGACGAGCATGTAATCGCCCATCGCCGGGAACGCGATCGCGAGCGCGAGCACGCCGACCGCGAGGCTCGCGGGCAGCCCGATCGCGAACAGGTTGAGCGCGGGTGCGGCGCGCGAAATCATGCCGACGACGATGTTGAGCGACAGCAGCAGGAAGCCGACGGGGAGCGCGAGCAGCAGCCCGGCGAGGAAGGTGTAGCCGCCGAAATACGCGATCGCGCGCAGCCGGTCGGCGCCGAGCCAGGCATTGCCGACCGGCATCGCGTCATAGCTGCGCACGATCATGTCGACGAGCATGAGGTGGCCGTCGACCGACAGGAACAAGAGCGTCAGCATGACCGAGAAGAACTGGCCGAGCGCGGGGCTCGACTTGCCGTTCTGCGGGTCGATCGCGGATGCGAAGCCGAGGCCCATCGATCCGCCGATCATCTCGGCCGCGACCATCGGCGCGGCAAAGCCGATCTGCAGCACGAAGCCGAGCGCCGCGCCGACCAGCGCCTCGGCGGCGATCGCGAGCATCGTCGCGACGGTGAAGATCTGCGCGGGCGGGGTAACCGGGTGCGCGGCGAGCACGAGGAAGCCGATCGCACCGGCGAGCGTGACGCGCACGGTCACGGGGACGCCGACCGCGCCGAACACCGGCGCGGCCGCGAACGCGGCACCGACGCGGATCATCACGAAGATCAGCGCCCAGAGCTGCGGCTCGATCGCGAGGCCGAAGCCTAGCATGGCGCAGGCTGCGAGAGCGCGCGCCCCGCGCGCCACGCGGCCAAGCCCGGCCGGCGGGTCGGCAAAGCCGAACCCGTCCGACGACGCGGCTTTGCCGCGGCGCGCCTAGTCCCCCTCCCGCTTGCGGGAGGGGTTAGGGGAGGGCGTGTCCGCGTCCGATGTGCTGGGTTTGCGGGGACAGGCCCTCCCCCAGCCCCTCCCGCGAGCGGGAGGGGAGTTTCGGGCGCGTTCATTTCACGAGGTCCGGGATGCGCTCGAAGATGCTGATCGTGAAGTCGCTGAGCAACCCGAGGATCAGGCTCCCGAAGATCAGGATCGACACCGCGACCACGATCAGCTTGGGCACGAACGACAGCGTCGCCTCGTTGATCGAGGTCGCCGCCTGGATCATCCCGACGATCAGCCCCGACACCAGCACCGGGATCAGGATCGGCGCGGAGGCGAGCGCCAGCACCCACATCGTCTGGTTGGCGATCGACAGGAAATATTGCGCGTCCATCTCAGGTGCCGAAGCTGCTGGCGAGGCTGCCCATCGTCAGCGCCCAGCCGTCGACCAGTACGAACAGCAGCAGCTTGAACGGCAGCGAGATGATCGTCGGGCTGAGCATCATCATCCCCAGCGCCATCAGCACCGTCGCGACGACGAGGTCGATGACGATGAACGGCAGGAAGATCAGGAAGCCGATCTGGAACGCGGTCTTGAGCTCGCTCGTCACGAAGGCGGGGAGCAGGACCGAGAAGGGGATGTCGTTGGCGGACGCATAGGGGCCCGACTTCGCCATCTGCGCGAACATCGTGACGTCCTTGATCCGCGTCTGCTTGACCATGAAATTGTGCAGCGGCACGCCGGCGGTGGTGATCATCTGCGTGCCGGCAAGTTTGCCTTGCGCATAGGGCTGGATCGCCTGCGTGTTGATCTGGTTGATCGTCGGCGCCATCACGAAGAAGCTCAGGAACAGCGACAGCCCGATCAGCACCTGGTTTGGCGGGGTCTGTTGCAGCCCCAGCGCCTGGCGCAGGATCGACAGCACGATGATGATCCGCGTGAAGCTGGTCATCATCAGCAGGATCCCCGGCAGGATCGTCAGCAGCCCCATGATGATGAGGACCTGCAGCGACAGCGAGAGCGAACCGCTCTGCCCCGTGCTGCCCGATTGCTGGCCGCCGAGCTGGCCGATCGCGCGGTCGACCGCGTCGCCGACGCCCGGCGCTGGGGCGGCGGGTGCGGCCTGCGCAAAGGCGGGCATCGCGATCAGCAGCGCGAGCAGGACGGCGAGGACGATCCAGACGATCTTCGCGGTGCCATTTTGGGGGCGGGCGCGAACCCCGTGGATCAGCGCCGGGCCGGTGCCGCGGCGCGTAACCGTGATGCTCATGCGTCGATCCGGTCCACCAGCGTCACGCCCCCGCGCGCGACCGAGACGAGCAGCCGGCGCCCCGCGAAATCGAGCACCGCGAGGCGCACGCCGGGCGAGATCATCATCGTTTCCTTGACCGCGATCAGCCGCGTCGTCGGCTTGCCGGGCAGTCGCGTCTCGAACTTGCGCCAGAGGAACAGGCACCCGATCATCAGCCCGCAGACGAGCGGCAGCATGATCGCGAGCTTGAGGATGTAGGACCACATCATCGCAGGTCAGCCGCGCTTGTCGGGTGAGACGAGCTCGGTCATGCGGACGCCGAAGCGCTCGCCGACCGTGACGACTTCGCCGCGGCCGATCAGCGTGCCGTTGACGAACACGTCGAGCAGCTCATTGGCGTCGCGGTCGAGCTCGATCACGCTCGATTCGCCGAGCGCGAGCAGCTCGCGCAGCGTCAGCGAGGTCGAGCCGATCTCGACCGTCAGCTTGACGTCGACATCCTGGAGCAGCCGGAAATTGGCGGCGACCGCGCCGTCGACGGGGAATCCGCCGGTCATGTCGTTCATTGCATCTGTCCTTCGTCGAATCGCGCGAATTGGGTGATCTGGATGGCGGCACGCCCGTTCGAGGTGCCGACGGTGCCCGAGCCGAGCCTGTCGTTGCCGACCATGATCGGCACTTCGGTGCCGAAGCTGATCGGGATGACGTCGCCCGCCTTGAGGTTGAGCAGCAGCGACAGCGGCACGACCGGCTCGGCGAGCACCGAGCGGATCGGGAAGCGCACGTTCATCGCCGCGCGCGTCAGCCCGGTCTGCCAGGCGGGATCGGGCTCGGCGGCCTTGCCGACGACCTTGCCGGTCAGCGACGCGCCATGCGGCTTCAGCGCGGCGACCGAGTAGAGCAGGTCGAGGAACACCGGCCGCGCCGCGCCCGCTGCGATCCCGAAGCGGGTCACGATCACCGCGTCCTCGCCGTCGATATCGGCGAGCATCGCGGCGTTCGATTCGACATGGCCCGGCGCGAAGTCGATCTTCGCGAGCGGCTCCCAGGTCGCCTTCAGCGGCCCCTCGATCATCGATCCGATCCGCGCAACCATCGCTTCGCCCGCCGGCGAGAATTCGCTCGGGAGCACCGCGGGGGCGGCACCGGTGCCACCGAAGAACAGATCGAGCAGCTCGAGCACGAACTTGCCGTCCATCACGCACAGCGCCTGGCCGTGCGCGACCGATCCGGCGGTGGTCATCGCCATCGGCAGCCACGCGGTCAGCCCGTCGGCGCGCTCGGCGCGGTAATCGGCGAAGCGCTGGACGACCAGCGGCTCGGCCCAGCAGCGGATCTCCTCGCGCAGCAGCGGTTCGAACACCCCGCGGATCCCGCGTGCCAGCCGTGCGGACAGATGCTGCAGCGTGTGCAGATCGCCGAACGGATTGAGCTTGGCCGGCCCCAGCACGCCCTGATGGGTCGCGCCGTTGCGGGAACGCTCGCGCCGTTCGGGCGCCTTCCCGTGTGCGGGTCTGGTTGCGGGGTCGTTAACCATGCCTCACTGAACGACGAAACTGGTAAAGTAGACGTTACTAACCCCGCCGAATCCTTCCTTTTGCAGCAATGTATCGTTGATCGCCTTCACCAGGCGCGTCTGCAGCTTCTTTTTGCCGTCGCCGGTGAACACCTCGTCCTCGCTGGTGTCGCCCAGCGCGAGCAGGATCGCCGAGCGAATCGCGATGTCGTTGGTCTTGATCCCCGCGATCACCGAATCGTCGTACGGCGTCGACACCGCGAGCCCGAGCTGCACGAAGTGCGTCGAGTTCTGCAGGTTGGAGGTGAAGTCCTTCTCCATCGCATAGTAGTTGGACGCGTATTTGTCGCCGCCCGGGCCCGTCGCTGGCGCGACGCCCGACCCGCCCTCATGGCCCTCGCCGGCGGGTGCGTGCTTCTGCTCGCTCTTGGGGACGAGTTTCGGGCCGGTGTCCTCCTTGGCATGGCCGCCGCCGACCAGCCCCGAATTGGCGGCATACAGCCCGCCGCCGATCCCGCCGCCGATCAGCACGATCGCGCCCACGCCGATCACGATCAGCTTGCCCATCTTGCCCTTCTTCTTGGGCGCGTCTTCGGTCTTTTCGCTCATGGTCGGTCCTTATGCGATGCGAATGTCTGAGGTGGCGGCGGCGGTAGCAGGGGTCGCCGCGCGCTGCGGCTGCCAGGTGGGAATCGGGGGCGGCGTCTGCGGGCGCTGCTGCGCGCCGCCATCCGACCCGACCGAGGTCTGGCCGAGGGTGAGCCCGCGCGACGCGGCGATATCCGCCAGCTGCGGCTGTGCGTCGGCCAGCATCGCGCGGGTCGCGGCCTGCTCGGCGGCGAAATGCACGTGCACCGCATCGCCGTCTCGGCGCATCGTCACGTCGATCCGGCCCAGCGCGTCGGGGATCAGGCGGATGCGCGTGTCGTTCGCGTTGGCATCGTCGCGCAGCTGCTCGATCCGGTCGATCATCTGGTGCGCGAAATCGCCCTGGCGCGTGTCGAGCGGCGCCTGCTGCACGTCGCCCGTCGCGAGCACGGCATGGCGTTGCGGCTCCAGCCCGACCGCGCCGATCGACGGCGGTCCGGCATCGGCCACGTCGCGGCGCGGCGTGGCATCGTCGTCCTTGCCGACCGCAGCGCGGATCGCCGCGCCGAACACCTCCGCCGCCGGGGCTGCGCCGCGCGGCGCCGGGTCCGGAACGGCGGGGAGCGCGAAGGTGTCGACCTTGGTCTCAGGCAGCGGGGCGTCCGCGACCGGGGCGTCGCTCGTCTCGACGACGTCGGTCGCCGGAGCGTCCTTCGGGGTAGCCGGCACGAGTTCGAGCATCGGCGCAACGAGCGTGGGCGCGGCGGCGGGAACGAGGGCGGGGGCTGCGACAGGCGGCGGCGGCGCCGGTGTCTCGGCCACGGGCAGCGGTCCGGGAGCGACCGGAGGCAGCTGCGCGAGCCAGGCGAGCGGGGGCGGGGACGGCTGATCCGGCAACGGCTTGCCGTCGGCGGCAGGATCGTCGTTGCCGGCCCCGGTCGGGACTGCCGGCTCGGGCTCGTCCGTCCCTGCGTCGAGAAACGCGGCGAGCGACTGCTGGAAGCTGCCCGCGCCCGTGCCGCGCCGGGTGTCGGCGGTACGTTCGGGTGGGGCAGGGGACCGGGATACGGTCGCGGACTGGATCATGCGGCGGGGTCTCGACGAGAGGACGCGGGGTTCGTCGTCAGCCTAGCAAGGATCGTGCCGGATTTTCCGAAGCGGCGGGGACTCTTCCAGCCCGCGGATTGCCTTCAGCACCGCCTCGGCATCGGCGCGCGCCATCAGCTTTTCGACCGCGCTCTGGTCGCGCTTGGCGGCGCGAGTCGCCTCGGTCGCGCGGTTGGCTTGGTATTCGGCGGACTGCAGCCGGTCGCGCGCCGCGGCGGCGGACTGGTGCAGGCGGCCGCGATAATGCGCGGCGGCGGCGAGCGAGACGCCGCCGGCGGTCTCCTGCGTGGGGGCGATCGCCTGCGCGAGCTCGGCGATGCGGCGGCCGAGTTCGGTTTCGCTCGCGAATTTGTTGTGTGCCCGCGCCTCGTCGGCGCGGACCAGCCCGAGTTGCAGCGTCCGCACGC
This sequence is a window from Sphingomonas ginsenosidivorax. Protein-coding genes within it:
- a CDS encoding CorA family divalent cation transporter, whose product is MSGFGFRITDGHATRIEIKDALASDADLVWVHLSTNAEHAQSWLRNEAELQDYVVDALTATETRPRCEAIGDGAFLNLRGRSEETLDTTDLLASVRIWAVKGHVFSVTRKPLIAVAEVEKMVERGDVRDPGDLIAAFATAITTDLDPDVAGLGDQLDDCEEQLDAKRVFELRRTVSKVRVAAIGYKRFLNPQRAALEKLAALPGDWLADDDRLHLAAAADRAARMAEELESIRERSALIHETLTDLRAEQLDTRGLIISIAAMVFLPLTFLTGLYGMNVANLPYAQEPWAFDAICGICATLSAGVVIYFMQRHWFGR
- the fliS gene encoding flagellar export chaperone FliS, which gives rise to MQYATTLTRDPAATYRQIDVVGRSATASAAGLVQLLYEELVAALRAAGWAAENRKYAIKSDRITRATAILFALEAGLDFDKGGDVAITLARLYAGARTTIINASLGHDPAPFRDTADNLDEIAKAWRSISN
- the fliD gene encoding flagellar filament capping protein FliD, which gives rise to MTTTTATSSSTAAATSSVASIVKTLGSGSGVDTVTLVQQLVDAQFAVKNSQLKAKADTLTSQISAVSALKSELTNFDAALKSLVTSGSLTTQPTSSNSAVVAVSATAGAKLAGLSGQLTVNQLASAQAATTNTAIPRTTAFNAGTLTLRFGTDSTSGTPPVTTFTPGSAPIEIAIGAGDATLDGIAAKINAANKGVTATVVTDGIGARLTIKGASGALQAFSLTGADTDPAATGTKLSTLDVGRNAQGTTIGTNATDASVTLDGATFRRSTNTITDLITGVKLELGAVSTTPVTLGATAPTSALSGAVNDFVATFNQLQKIVATDIDPFTGVLRADTTVTAIARNLAKLTTANLATPTAPGAPHTLADLGVTTNRDGSLAVDATKLAAAITKYPDAVEALFAFGKGAAANDGISGALTAIVKQATVANAVSDQDLSLNASTKRLTDAQAAIVEAQDKAADLAATTKTRMTAQFSKMDSAVAAYKSTQAFLTQQIDAWNNSNK
- a CDS encoding EscU/YscU/HrcU family type III secretion system export apparatus switch protein is translated as MADEFGEKTEAPTEKKRKKAAEDGNVLRSKDFSTAFVVLAGVAWLMFAGPSLLAACKAVMAASFSFGRADVEDFSPFRPLAEAGWKLAPSIITLFVVSMAAAIFSQLTLGSPTFNAKLWAPKPSRLNPASGLKRILGPTGWIELGKSLLKVVLLAAIGAWALWKAQHMAIGLVATDLPTAMQALSGTFIGILIAMSLGLVVIAGIDLPVQILRLLGKLRMTKQEVKDEHKESEGSPEAKGQIRQRQRDILRRGSRKAIAEAHVVLTNPTHFAVALRYDRGRDQVPVVVAKGRGAIALAIREIAAEYAVPVLEYPQLARAVYYTSREDQEVRDDLYVAIAAVLAFVFGLNAKMGGTAPLPTIEVPPGARFDENGVKVG
- the fliR gene encoding flagellar biosynthetic protein FliR — protein: MLGFGLAIEPQLWALIFVMIRVGAAFAAAPVFGAVGVPVTVRVTLAGAIGFLVLAAHPVTPPAQIFTVATMLAIAAEALVGAALGFVLQIGFAAPMVAAEMIGGSMGLGFASAIDPQNGKSSPALGQFFSVMLTLLFLSVDGHLMLVDMIVRSYDAMPVGNAWLGADRLRAIAYFGGYTFLAGLLLALPVGFLLLSLNIVVGMISRAAPALNLFAIGLPASLAVGVLALAIAFPAMGDYMLVIVRESLAATERLVFG
- the fliQ gene encoding flagellar biosynthesis protein FliQ; the protein is MDAQYFLSIANQTMWVLALASAPILIPVLVSGLIVGMIQAATSINEATLSFVPKLIVVAVSILIFGSLILGLLSDFTISIFERIPDLVK
- the fliP gene encoding flagellar type III secretion system pore protein FliP (The bacterial flagellar biogenesis protein FliP forms a type III secretion system (T3SS)-type pore required for flagellar assembly.), which gives rise to MSITVTRRGTGPALIHGVRARPQNGTAKIVWIVLAVLLALLIAMPAFAQAAPAAPAPGVGDAVDRAIGQLGGQQSGSTGQSGSLSLSLQVLIIMGLLTILPGILLMMTSFTRIIIVLSILRQALGLQQTPPNQVLIGLSLFLSFFVMAPTINQINTQAIQPYAQGKLAGTQMITTAGVPLHNFMVKQTRIKDVTMFAQMAKSGPYASANDIPFSVLLPAFVTSELKTAFQIGFLIFLPFIVIDLVVATVLMALGMMMLSPTIISLPFKLLLFVLVDGWALTMGSLASSFGT
- a CDS encoding flagellar biosynthetic protein FliO codes for the protein MWSYILKLAIMLPLVCGLMIGCLFLWRKFETRLPGKPTTRLIAVKETMMISPGVRLAVLDFAGRRLLVSVARGGVTLVDRIDA
- the fliN gene encoding flagellar motor switch protein FliN, with product MNDMTGGFPVDGAVAANFRLLQDVDVKLTVEIGSTSLTLRELLALGESSVIELDRDANELLDVFVNGTLIGRGEVVTVGERFGVRMTELVSPDKRG
- a CDS encoding flagellar motor switch protein FliM — encoded protein: MVNDPATRPAHGKAPERRERSRNGATHQGVLGPAKLNPFGDLHTLQHLSARLARGIRGVFEPLLREEIRCWAEPLVVQRFADYRAERADGLTAWLPMAMTTAGSVAHGQALCVMDGKFVLELLDLFFGGTGAAPAVLPSEFSPAGEAMVARIGSMIEGPLKATWEPLAKIDFAPGHVESNAAMLADIDGEDAVIVTRFGIAAGAARPVFLDLLYSVAALKPHGASLTGKVVGKAAEPDPAWQTGLTRAAMNVRFPIRSVLAEPVVPLSLLLNLKAGDVIPISFGTEVPIMVGNDRLGSGTVGTSNGRAAIQITQFARFDEGQMQ
- a CDS encoding flagellar basal body-associated FliL family protein, translated to MSEKTEDAPKKKGKMGKLIVIGVGAIVLIGGGIGGGLYAANSGLVGGGHAKEDTGPKLVPKSEQKHAPAGEGHEGGSGVAPATGPGGDKYASNYYAMEKDFTSNLQNSTHFVQLGLAVSTPYDDSVIAGIKTNDIAIRSAILLALGDTSEDEVFTGDGKKKLQTRLVKAINDTLLQKEGFGGVSNVYFTSFVVQ
- a CDS encoding flagellar hook-length control protein FliK; the protein is MIQSATVSRSPAPPERTADTRRGTGAGSFQQSLAAFLDAGTDEPEPAVPTGAGNDDPAADGKPLPDQPSPPPLAWLAQLPPVAPGPLPVAETPAPPPPVAAPALVPAAAPTLVAPMLELVPATPKDAPATDVVETSDAPVADAPLPETKVDTFALPAVPDPAPRGAAPAAEVFGAAIRAAVGKDDDATPRRDVADAGPPSIGAVGLEPQRHAVLATGDVQQAPLDTRQGDFAHQMIDRIEQLRDDANANDTRIRLIPDALGRIDVTMRRDGDAVHVHFAAEQAATRAMLADAQPQLADIAASRGLTLGQTSVGSDGGAQQRPQTPPPIPTWQPQRAATPATAAATSDIRIA